The Girardinichthys multiradiatus isolate DD_20200921_A chromosome Y, DD_fGirMul_XY1, whole genome shotgun sequence genome has a window encoding:
- the LOC124864477 gene encoding dedicator of cytokinesis protein 7-like isoform X2, which yields MLVFARTIAAEVRKQVTRDYGSPQLSKKRGGAHHPLPLTEVVEPVDFEEYVSSHAPGVEAGPLRQLMEFPQDDLELLQLDKECTTLEPPLPEEEEDSLDPRVRDALAVYTDDWLVIHRKFQHYSTTYTPHNSERQRERQRGLVKQTFELDESAAPDRQDDQDDSKRRSVSLDETPRGSWASSIFDLKNSSPDALLPSVLERTAAEDMDHKNTEARSQGRHSDLLGLYPPPDEDEAVERCSLPEVPKEHCGQRIMVKCLSLKFEIEIEPIFGSLALYDVKEKKKISEDFYFDLNSDQMKLLLKPHTPHIVISTLARSAIFSITYPSPDIFLVIKLEKVLQQGDIGECCEPYMVMKESDSSKHKEKLEKLRLQAEQACSRLGRFRMPFAWTAIHLLNIVSSVGGLDRSDPDSDSERKTHGTWNEKKKKGFERMSVGEEMCNFATFRPATLTVTNFFKQEGDRLSDEDLYKFLADIRRPLSVLRRLRPVTAQLKIDISPAPDSPLYCLSPELLHVKPYPDLHVRPTKEVLEFPARNVYTPHTTYRNLLYVYPQSLNFSSRQGSVRNIAVKVQFMAAEDPSQALPVIFGKSSCAEFMKEAYTPIIYHNKSPEFYEEMKMKIPANLTDNHHLLFTFYHISCQPKQNTPLETPVGYTWIPLMQHGRLRTGSFSLPVSVEKPPPSYSVLTPDVQLPGMKWVDNHKGVFNVEVTATSSVHTQDPHLDKFFTLVYVLEEYSFPFRLKDVIITEANMEGELKASIAALRGAQLDTCVRFLHQLLNKLIQLIVYPPVIAGQIVNLGRAAFEAMALLVNQIHKNLEGNQDQHGRNNLLASYVHYVFRLPTAEPLMLPAGAHSYEMPVQYATLSRATGRPSSLRLSRSKSISNSNPDLACTPITPDEEVQRIIGSKGIDRSHSWVNSAYAPGGSRSVLRRNLNSSCKLKQASDHSCNRMSAFLDSVALLTVPTRPITKKLLHEELALQWVVSTSTVREAALQQAWFFFQLMTKSMAHHIFLTSKLETTRCQRYPDRFVDDIAALVCAISADIANRHHKDVELVERLNNSLAFFLNDLLSLMDRGFVFNLIRSYYKQIANKLHTTQNPSSLNALRMDFMRIVCSHEHYVILNLPCSTLSPPASPSPSTSSTTSQSSAFSNVVQDQGVATMFELSVPFRQQHFLSGLLLSELSLILDPNGEGVFFLHKKAISAVHSLLCSHDADPRYKDPQVRAHVAQLYLPLLPIVMESLHHLYDFCDSSPARARHASTYFEDTDPDSGNIISQSVAMAIAGSPLPHAKANPFALPTVAGRQSNSLSAECSRTLLVCFLWVLKNADASLLERWVSDLSVLQINRLLDLLHLSVSCFEYKGRKALQRINSLTFKKSQDMKARLEEAILGTIGARQEMVRRCRERSPYGSQENVRWKKNVTHWRQNADRVEKSKVEMDQESVVDGNLATEASLIVLDTLEIIVKTVVASEMKESVLGGVLRVILHSMAGNKSALFLQHCFTTQRALVFKFPEMLFEEDTELCADLCLRLLRHCSSSIGSVRSHASASLYLLMRQNFEIGNNFARVKMQVTMSLSSLVGTSQNFNEEHLRRSLKTILTYAEEDLELRETPFPEQVQDLVFNLHMILTDTVKMKEHQQDPEMLIDLMYRIAKGYQNSPDLRLTWLQNMAGKHSERGNHAEAAHCLVHSAALVAEYLNMLEDCRYLPIGCVTFQNISSNVLEESAVSDDILSPEEEGICAGKYFSESGLVGLLEQAAASFNMAAMYEAINEVYKILLPIHEANRDFKKLASVHGKLQEAFNKVYNQSSGWERMFGTYFRVGFYGCQFGDLDEQEFVYKEPSITKLAEISHRLEEFYSERFGDDGVEIIKDSNPVGKSKLDPNKAYLQITYAEPYFDTYELKERITYFDKNYNLRTFMFCTPFTLDGRAHGDLHEQYKRKTILTTSHAFPYIKTRVNVIHKEEIILVPMEVAIEDMQKKTQELGFATNQDPADSKMLQMVLQGCVGTTVNQGPLEVAQVFLSDIPEDPKLFRHHNKLRLCFKDFTKRCEDALRKNKALIGPDQREYHRELERNYNKLKEALGPLITRKIPQLYRPLPVQALQTQQNSYSRFEFLLNRLLRCRKLDSNIKL from the exons GACCATTGCAGCAGAGGTCAGAAAACAAGTGACCAGAGACTATGGCTCACCTCAGCTGTCCAAGAAACGAGGAGGAGCTCATCACCCT TTGCCCCTGACGGAGGTGGTTGAACCTGTGGACTTTGAGGAATATGTGAGCAGTCACGCTCCTGGGGTTGAGGCCGGCCCCCTCAGACAGCTGATGGAGTTTCCCCAGGATGACCTGGAGCTCCTCCAGCTGGACAAAGAGTGCACTACACTGGAGCCGCCTCTtcctgaggaagaggagga CTCATTAGATCCCAGAGTGAGAGATGCCCTGGCAGTCTACACAGATGACTGGCTTGTCATTCATAGAAA ATTTCAACACTACAGCACCACCTACACCCCTCACAACtctgagagacagagagagaggcagCGAGGGCTGGTCAAACAGACCTTTGAGCTGGACGAGTCTGCTGCGCCTGATCGCCAGGACGACCAG GATGACTCAAAACGGAGGTCGGTTAGCCTCGACGAGACACCCCGAGGCAGCTGGGCCTCCAGCATCTTTGACCTGAAGAACTCCTCCCCGGATGCGCTGCTCCCATCCGTGCTGGAACGAACAGCTGCAGAGGACATGGACCATAAAAACACTGAGGCACGCTCACAGGGGCGCCACAGTGACCTGCTTGGCTTGTACCCTCCCCCTGATGAG GATGAAGCAGTGGAGAGATGTTCTCTACCTGAGGTGCCCAAAGAACACTGTGGCCAGAGGATTATGGTCAAGTGTTTGTCACTGAA attcgAGATTGAAATCGAGCCAATATTTGGATCACTTGCGCTTTATGAcgttaaggaaaaaaaaaag ATTTCCGAGGATTTTTACTTTGACCTTAACTCGGATCAGATGAAACTACTGCTGAAGCCTCATACGCCTCACATAGTTATATCCACGCTGGCTCGTTCCGCCATTTTCTCCATCACCTACCCTTCTCCTGATATCTTCTTGGTTATTAAG CTTGAAAAAGTTCTACAGCAGGGGGATATTGGTGAATGCTGTGAACCCTACATGGTCATGAAAGAGTCTGATTCCTCAAAG CACAAGGAAAAGCTGGAGAAGCTCCGTCTCCAGGCAGAGCAGGCGTGCTCTCGTCTTGGACGTTTCCGCATGCCTTTTGCCTGGACAGCTATTCACCTCCTCAACATTGTCAGCTCTGTTGGAGGTCTTGATCGGTCTGACCCAGACTCTGACTCTG AACGAAAGACCCATGGGACCTGGaatgagaaaaagaagaaggGGTTTGAGAGGATGAGTGTTGGGGAGGAGATGTGTAACTTTGCCACTTTCCGCCCAGCAACGCTTACAGTCACCAACTTCTTCAAACAG GAGGGTGATAGACTGAGTGATGAGGACCTCTACAAGTTTTTGGCAGATATACGCCGGCCATTGTCTGTTCTGCGACGCCTGAGGCCCGTCACAG CTCAGTTAAAAATTGACATATCTCCAGCACCGGACTCGCCGCTTTATTGCCTGTCACCAGAACTGCTTCATGTGAAACCGTATCCGGACCTGCACGTTCGGCCAACCAAAGAGGTTCTGGAGTTCCCTGCTCGTAATGTTTACACGCCGCACACCACGTACAG GAACCTGCTGTATGTTTACCCACAAAGTCTAAACTTCAGCAGTCGTCAGGGCTCAGTGAGGAACATTGCTGTGAAAGTTCAGTTCATGGCAGCAGAAGACCCCAGTCAAGCTTTACCG GTCATCTTTGGAAAGTCAAGCTGTGCTGAGTTCATGAAGGAGGCATATACTCCTATCATCTATCATAACAA GTCCCCTGAGTTCTATGAggagatgaagatgaagatacCTGCTAATTTGACAGACAATCACCATCTTCTGTTCACCTTCTACCACATCAGCTGTCAACCCAAGCAAAACACTCCTCTGGAGACCCCTGTGGGCTACACT TGGATACCTTTGATGCAACATGGCCGACTGCGCACCGGCTCCTTTAGTCTTCCTGTGTCTGTAGAAAAGCCTCCACCTAGCTACTCCGTGCTGACTCCTGAC GTCCAGCTTCCAGGCATGAAGTGGGTGGATAATCACAAAGGAGTGTTCAATGTCGAGGTGACAGCAACATCCTCTGTTCACACTCAG GACCCACACCTGGATAAGTTCTTTACTCTGGTCTATGTCCTTGAAGAGTATTCCTTCCCGTTCCGACTCAAGGATGTGATTATCACTGAAGCAAACATGGAAGGGGAGCTGAAGGCCAGCATAGCTGCACTGAGAGGAGCTCAACTGGATACCTGTGTCAGATTTTTGCATCAGCTGCTCAACAAGCTCATTCAGCTAATTGTGTACCCTCCAGTCATTGCAGGCCAAATTG TGAACCTTGGCCGGGCTGCCTTTGAAGCTATGGCTTTGTTGGTGAACCAGATCCACAAAAACCTTGAGGGAAATCAAGACCAGCACGGCCGCAACAACCTGCTGGCCTCTTACGTTCATTACGTCTTCCGTCTGCCCACCGCCGAACCTCTAATGCTTCCAGCAG GCGCCCACTCCTATGAGATGCCTGTGCAGTACGCTACCTTATCCAGGGCAACGGGCCGCCCAAGCAGCCTGCGTCTGTCCCGCTCAAAGAGCATTAGCAATTCCAATCCAGACCTTGCTTGCACACCAATTACCCCTGATGAAGAAGTCCAACGGATCATAGGAAGCAAG GGCATTGACCGCTCCCATTCCTGGGTAAACTCTGCTTATGCCCCTGGGGGCTCCAGATCTGTGCTACGCCGGAACCTCAACTCCAGCTGCAAGCTCAAGCAG GCAAGCGACCACAGCTGCAATCGCATGTCTGCCTTTCTGGACAGCGTGGCCTTGTTAACTGTTCCCACAAGACCGATTACAAAGAAG TTACTTCACGAGGAGCTGGCGTTGCAGTGGGTGGTCAGCACCAGCACAGTGAGGGAAGCAGCGCTGCAACAGGCTTGGTTCTTCTTCCAGTTAATG ACGAAGAGCATGGCCCACCACATATTCCTGACCTCTAAGCTGGAGACCACTAGGTGTCAGCGCTACCCAGACCGCTTTGTTGATGACATCGCAGCACTTGTGTGTGCCATCAGTGCAGACATTGCCAACAGACACCACAAG GATGTGGAGCTTGTGGAGAGATTAAATAACAGTCTGGCCTTCTTCCTTAACGATCTGCTGTCTCTGATGGACCGGGGCTTTGTGTTCAACCTCATTCGCTCCTACTACAAACAG ATCGCTAACAAGCTCCACACAACACAAAATCCCAGCTCTCTGAATGCTCTGAGAATGGACTTTATGCGTATTGTGTGCAGCCATGAGCATTATGTGATCCTCAACTTGCCCTGCTCAACTCTGAGTCCTCCAGCATCCCCCTCACCCTCTACCTCATCCACCACTTCACAG AGCTCAGCATTTTCAAACGTGGTGCAAGACCAGGGTGTGGCCACCATGTTTGAGCTGTCGGTCCCTTTTCGCCAGCAGCACTTCCTGTCTGGCCTGTTGCTCTCTGAACTCTCTCTCATTCTCGACCCTAATGGTGAAGG GGTTTTCTTCCTTCATAAAAAGGCCATCAGTGCTGTTCACTCACTGCTGTGCAGCCATGATGCAGACCCTCGTTACAAGGACCCCCAGGTTAGAGCGCATGTTGCTCAGCTCTATCTGCCCCTGCTACCCATTGTCATGGAGTCACTGCATCATCTGTACGATTTCTGTG ACTCCTCGCCTGCTCGCGCTCGCCATGCCTCCACCTACTTTGAAGATACTGACCCAGACAGTGgcaatattatcagtcagtctgTTGCCATGGCGATCGCTGGCTCCCCTTTACCGCATGCCAAAGCCAACCCATTTGCACTCCCCACTGTG gcTGGGCGCCAGTCCAACTCTCTTTCTGCTGAGTGCAGCCGGACTTTGCTGGTGTGCTTCCTGTGGGTGCTGAAGAACGCGGATGCATCTCTCCTGGAGCGTTGGGTGTCTGATTTGTCTGTCCTGCAAATCAACCGCTTGCTGGATCTACTTCATCTCTCTGTGTCCTGTTTTGAATACAAG GGAAGGAAAGCTCTACAAAGAATAAACAGCTTGACGTTTAAAAAGTCTCAGGACATGAAAGCCCGCCTGGAAGAAGCCATACTGGGAACTATAGGAGCCCGTCAAGAGATGGTCCGCCGCTGTAGAG AAAGGAGTCCTTATGGCAGCCAGGAAAATGTCAGGTGGAAAAAGAATGTTACTCATTGGAGACAAAATGCAGACAGAGTTGAGAA GAGTAAGGTTGAGATGGATCAGGAGTCTGTGGTGGATGGAAACTTGGCTACTGAGGCGTCTTTGATAGTACTGGACACACTGGAAATTATAGTAAAG ACTGTGGTTGCATCTGAAATGAAGGAGAGCGTTCTCGGTGGAGTCCTGAGAGTGATTCTTCACAGCATGGCGGGCAACAAGAGCGCCCTCTTCCTGCAGCATTGCTTTACTACGCAGAGAGCTCTGGTGTTCAAG TTTCCAGAGATGCTCTTTGAAGAGGACACAGAGCTTTGCGCAGACCTTTGTTTGCGTCTCCTTCGTCACTGCAGTAGCAGCATTGGCTCTGTCAGAAGCCATGCTTCTGCCTCTCTTTACCTTCTTATGAGGCAGAACTTTGAGATTGGAAAT AACTTTGCACGAGTAAAGATGCAGGTCACCATGTCTCTGTCCTCGTTGGTGGGAACATCACAGAACTTCAATGAAGAGCATCTTCGTCGGTCACTAAAGACGATCTTGACATATGCTGAGGAGGACCTGGAGCTGCGTGAAACACCTTTCCCAGAGCAG GTCCAGGATCTGGTGTTCAACCTACACATGATTCTTACCGACACTgtgaaaatgaaagagcatCAGCAGGATCCTGAAATGCTCATTGACCTGATGTACAG gaTTGCCAAAGGCTACCAGAACTCCCCTGACCTTCGCCTCACATGGCTACAGAACATGGCAGGAAAACACTCTGAAAGAGGAAACCACGCCGAGGCGGCCCACTGCCTCGTCCACAGTGCCGCACTTGTGGCAGAGTACctgaacatgttggaggattGCCGCTACCTCCCGATTGGTTGCGTAACATTTCAG AATATTTCATCCAACGTATTAGAGGAGTCAGCAGTTTCAGATGACATCCTGTCTCCTGAGGAGGAAGGCATTTGTGCTGGGAAGTATTTCAGCGAGTCTGGCCTGGTGGGCCTCCTGGAGCAAGCAGCTGCCTCTTTTAACATG GCTGCCATGTATGAAGCTATAAACGAGGTGTACAAGATTCTGTTACCCATCCATGAAGCCAACCGAGACTTCAAAAAGCTGGCGTCTGTCCATGGGAAGCTGCAGGAGGCCTTCAACAAAGTCTACAACCAG AGTTCTGGATGGGAG AGAATGTTTGGGACCTACTTCCGAGTTGGTTTCTATGGTTGTCAATTTGGAGATTTAGATGAGCAGGAGTTTGTCTACAAGGAGCCTTCAATCACCAAATTAGCTGAAATCTCCCATAGGCTCGAG GAGTTCTACTCAGAAAGGTTTGGGGACGATGGGGTTGAAATTATCAAGGACTCCAATCCAGTGGGCAAAAGCAAACTGGATCCCAACAAA GCCTACCTTCAGATCACCTATGCTGAGCCTTACTTTGACACATACGAGCTAAAAGAAAGGATCACCTATTTTGACAAGAACTACAACCTTCGCACTTTCATGTTCTGTACTCCCTTCACTCTGGATGGCCGGGCACACGGCGACCTGCATGAGCAGTACAAACGCAAAACCATCCTGACAACGTCTCACGCCTTCCCTTACATAAAGACACGGGTCAACGTCATCCACAAGGAGGAG ATTATCCTTGTTCCCATGGAGGTGGCAATTGAAGACATGCAGAAGAAGACGCAGGAGCTCGGCTTTGCCACAAATCAAGACCCTGCAGACTCTAAGATGCTTCAAATGGTGCTACAGGGCTGTGTGGGAACCACTGTCAACCAG GGTCCCCTTGAGGTGGCACAGGTCTTTCTCTCCGACATTCCAGAGGACCCAAAGCTGTTTCGCCATCACAACAAACTGCGGCTTTGCTTTAAAGACTTCACCAAGAG GTGTGAGGACGCCCTGAGGAAGAATAAGGCCCTAATTGGACCAGACCAGAGAGAGTACCACCGAGAGCTGGAGAGGAACTACAACAAACTAAAAGAAGCTCTGGGTCCTCTCATCACCCGCAAGATACCCCAGCTTTACAGACCCCTGCCAGTTCAGGCTTTGCAGACACAACA GAACTCCTACAGCAGGTTTGAGTTTCTGCTGAATCGGCTGTTGAGATGCAGAAAACTGGATAGCAACATAAAGCTGTAG